Genomic DNA from Anaerolineales bacterium:
AAAACGTTGTCGCCATTTTCCCCGGCTCAGCGCCGGATGCGGGGGTGTATATCGTGGGGGCGCATTATGACAGCGTATCGAACGACCCTTTCAACGGGAACATGCCCGCCCCCGGCGCCAACGATAACGCTTCCGGTGTCGCGGCGGTGCTGGAGATTGCCCGTATCCTCGCCCCGCGCTCTCACAGGGCGACGGTCATTTTTGTCGCCTTCAGCGGGGAGGAAACAGGGCGGCAGGGAAGTCTCGCCTTTGTGAACGAGTATCTCCGCGCCCAAAACCCCGCCATTCCAGTAGCGGGCATGGTGAATCTCGACATTGTAGGCAGCCCAGAGGGGGCGCGGGGCGTCCGCGATCCGCGCACAATGCGTCTTTTTTCGGCATCTCCCAATGATTCCGTTGGACGCGCCTTTGCCCGCCAAATGATGTGGGTTGCCAACACCTACATCACCGATATGAACGTGGTTTTGCAGACTACCGAAGATCGGGACGGACGGTGGGGCGACCAGATGTCCTTCACCGCCGTTGGCTACCCCTCGGCGCGGCTCATGCAAGGGGTGGAGAACACCGCCCGCCAACATTCTCCCTACGATACCGTCGAAGGAGTCGATGCGGCGTATCTGCGGCGGGCGACGCGGGTGGCGCTGGCGGCGATTCTGACCCTTGCCGAGGGGCTGCCCCCGCCCCTGTTTCAAGGGCTGCGGCGGGAGGGGGACACGATCAGCGCCAGTTGGACGCCCGTTTCCGGCGCGGGGGGCTATCTGATCCTCTTGCGCGGGCGCGACTCGCTCTTTTACGATACCGTTCTCACCGTGAACGGCGGCGATCTGGGGCGGATCACATGGGAGCATTTCGGCGCATTCGAGACGATTGCCATGATGAGTGTCGCCCCTTCGGGATGGGCGGGCGCAGCCTCGGCAGAGGTGGCAATTGGGCGCTGGTTGGGGCAGTAGCAGGGGTGGGCGACCAGATAGGGTCGCCCCTACAAGATTGCGGATCGTCGCGTTTTCCAGCCCAGAAGGGATGGGTCTACGCCGTGTATTCCCAATCGCCACTCTTGCCGCCCTTTTTGGAGAGCAGCCGTGTATGGGCGATCTCCAAGTCTTTTGTGTGCGGCTTTAGCATGTCGTAGAGCGTCAAGGCGGTGAGACTGGACGCTGTGAGTGCCTCCATCTCCACGCCGGTTGGGGCGTGCGTTTTGACAAGGGCGCGAATGTACACCCCCTCAGCGGTGAAGGTGTAGGTAATATCGACGCCAGTAATGGGCAGCGGGTGGCAGAGGGGAATCAGTTCCCATGTCTTTTTTGCCGCCATGATCCCCGCCGCCCGCGCCATTTCCAGCGCATCGCCTTTCTCCAAGCGGCGTTCTTGAAGAAGCGTTTGCACCTCTGGCGGAAGTTTTAGAAGGGTCTCAGCAAGCGCCTCGCGGCGAGTGGCTTGCTTATCGGTGACATCTTTCATGGTTGGTCGTTCTCCGGTGGAGTGAGGGGGACACCCTCAAGATAACGGCTATCTCCATCTGTGTAGTGTTCTTCTTTCCAAATGGGGGCGCGGCGTTTCACCTCGTCAATGGCATAGCGCGAGGCGGCGTATGCCTCGCGGCGATGTGCCGCCCGCGTTACGACGATCACACTAGGCTCGCCCAACGCCAAGACGCCGATCCGATGCTGAATGCGGCACACCCTTGCCCCGTGTTGGGTGCAGGCTTCTTGTTCGATCTGGGCAATCACCGTTTCGGCAAGGACGATGTGCGCCTCGTAATACATCCCTCGGACGGGCAGCCCATCATTTTCGTTACGCACCGTGCCAAGAAAGATGATCAATGCCCCCGACGCCAGATCGTCCGTCTCGGCAATCAGGGCAGTTGTGTCAAGGGGCTGATCGGTGATCCACCGTCCCATTTAACCCTCTTTCCCGCCTTCATTGGCAGCAGGGGAGGCAAATCCCCCAACCCATTTTTCAAAGACCTCGGTCAGGTCTTGCCCGCTGATTTCCTCAAAGACCTTCTTCACATCGGGCGAAAAGACAATCTGATACTTATAGCGGTGGAAATACGTCCAAAGCGCTTTGTAGACCGTCTCTTGCCCCAAAAGGCGTTCTAATTCGATATAGAACAAGGGACCCTTACGATAGACAATTGCCCCATACCCACCGCCAACATAGCGACGGACAGGAAGATCAAGCGGGAGGTCGAGAGAACCGCTCCCCACATAGCCCGTGTAGGCGCGTTGAAAGTTGTTAATGTAGTCTTGCGCCTGCGTCCCTTCAGGGTAAATCGTCCGCATATAAACGAATTC
This window encodes:
- a CDS encoding M20/M25/M40 family metallo-hydrolase is translated as MYPKLVSSLCLLIVLTACGRSAEPPVTLAIRTPEPIPTTTLANPPTPTSAVSLSSARPLDPAILPILERVSAERLIATVTDLAGMGTRHVLSTRDDPLTGIGAARDYLLAQFTALQDANPSKQIAVWTQPFTYTWRVWTIQAENVVAIFPGSAPDAGVYIVGAHYDSVSNDPFNGNMPAPGANDNASGVAAVLEIARILAPRSHRATVIFVAFSGEETGRQGSLAFVNEYLRAQNPAIPVAGMVNLDIVGSPEGARGVRDPRTMRLFSASPNDSVGRAFARQMMWVANTYITDMNVVLQTTEDRDGRWGDQMSFTAVGYPSARLMQGVENTARQHSPYDTVEGVDAAYLRRATRVALAAILTLAEGLPPPLFQGLRREGDTISASWTPVSGAGGYLILLRGRDSLFYDTVLTVNGGDLGRITWEHFGAFETIAMMSVAPSGWAGAASAEVAIGRWLGQ
- a CDS encoding molybdenum cofactor biosynthesis protein MoaE; its protein translation is MGRWITDQPLDTTALIAETDDLASGALIIFLGTVRNENDGLPVRGMYYEAHIVLAETVIAQIEQEACTQHGARVCRIQHRIGVLALGEPSVIVVTRAAHRREAYAASRYAIDEVKRRAPIWKEEHYTDGDSRYLEGVPLTPPENDQP
- the moaC gene encoding cyclic pyranopterin monophosphate synthase MoaC, with product MKDVTDKQATRREALAETLLKLPPEVQTLLQERRLEKGDALEMARAAGIMAAKKTWELIPLCHPLPITGVDITYTFTAEGVYIRALVKTHAPTGVEMEALTASSLTALTLYDMLKPHTKDLEIAHTRLLSKKGGKSGDWEYTA